A region from the Variovorax sp. RKNM96 genome encodes:
- a CDS encoding acyltransferase family protein: protein MHPKYRPDIDGLRAVAVASVLAFHAFPDALPGGFIGVDIFFVISGFLITTIIMQSHAASDFSYRDFYARRIRRIFPALMLVLAATLAFGWYALLPREFAELGKQAAGGAAFVANFIFWGESGYFDTAAETKPLLHLWSLGIEEQFYIFWPLLLGVAWRRRWPIVRLLWVIAVASFLVNVTTVHPFREAAFYSPASRFWELMVGGILACMRLKPVAPNVWRSHLQSVLGVGLIVLGLVMTRSDKAFPGWWALLPTLGAVSCIAAGPGGVLNKYLLSNRVMVWIGLISYPLYLWHWPLLVYARIVEEGNPSAWVRAGAVVASVLLAWATYRFLERFTRARTSVGMLCTLAASGVAVALVGVLALGGMPPRNGSDLLRKVTDATVDDNYYDGFKQEKLGAHKVERTGSGARKVLLIGDSHVQQYAPRALELARSAPGQMATAYFATYGACPPVPGVLSDGNEGCDKARTSMLELALDPRIDTVVVGACWNCYFTGNFPLAFYFREGAANYPINNGGPGLGRSLDALEKLLTTLVQSKKKVYLLLDNARSVEFEPRRLIEGSRMGRMTALTSTTTGPLPPEQAQLNERLKRIAASSGAEAIDVLAQLCQSGECVRSMPDGTPVYKDREHLRPFYVREHAGYLDKVFLGDGGR, encoded by the coding sequence ATGCATCCCAAGTACCGCCCCGACATCGACGGCCTGCGCGCCGTCGCCGTCGCGTCGGTGCTGGCCTTCCATGCGTTTCCCGACGCGCTGCCGGGAGGCTTCATCGGCGTCGACATCTTCTTCGTGATCTCGGGCTTCCTGATCACGACGATCATCATGCAGAGCCACGCGGCGAGCGACTTCAGCTACCGCGACTTCTATGCGCGCCGCATCCGGCGGATTTTTCCGGCGCTGATGCTGGTGCTGGCGGCGACGCTGGCCTTCGGTTGGTATGCGCTGCTGCCGCGGGAGTTCGCCGAGCTCGGCAAGCAGGCGGCGGGCGGCGCGGCCTTCGTGGCCAACTTCATCTTCTGGGGCGAGTCGGGGTACTTCGATACCGCGGCCGAGACCAAGCCGCTGCTGCACCTGTGGTCCCTCGGCATCGAGGAGCAGTTCTATATTTTCTGGCCGCTGCTGCTGGGCGTGGCATGGCGTCGGCGCTGGCCGATCGTGCGGCTGCTGTGGGTGATTGCCGTGGCGTCGTTCCTGGTCAACGTGACGACGGTGCATCCGTTCCGCGAGGCCGCCTTTTATTCGCCGGCGTCGCGCTTCTGGGAGCTGATGGTCGGCGGCATCCTGGCGTGCATGCGACTCAAACCCGTCGCGCCGAACGTGTGGCGCAGCCATCTCCAGTCGGTGCTCGGCGTGGGCCTGATCGTGCTGGGGCTCGTCATGACGCGCAGCGACAAGGCCTTCCCCGGCTGGTGGGCGCTGCTGCCGACGCTGGGGGCGGTGAGCTGCATTGCGGCCGGGCCGGGCGGGGTGCTGAACAAGTACCTGCTCTCGAACCGGGTGATGGTGTGGATCGGCCTCATCAGCTATCCGCTCTACCTGTGGCACTGGCCGCTGCTGGTGTATGCACGGATCGTGGAAGAGGGCAACCCGTCGGCATGGGTGCGTGCAGGTGCGGTGGTCGCGAGCGTCTTGCTGGCGTGGGCCACCTACCGATTTCTCGAACGTTTCACCCGGGCGCGCACGAGCGTCGGCATGCTATGCACGCTGGCCGCCTCCGGCGTGGCGGTAGCGCTGGTCGGCGTGCTGGCGCTGGGCGGCATGCCGCCGCGCAACGGCAGCGACCTGCTGCGCAAGGTGACCGATGCCACCGTGGACGACAACTACTACGACGGCTTCAAGCAAGAGAAGCTGGGAGCGCACAAGGTCGAGCGCACCGGCAGCGGCGCGCGCAAGGTGCTGCTGATCGGCGACAGCCATGTGCAGCAATACGCGCCGCGCGCATTGGAGCTTGCCCGCAGCGCACCGGGCCAGATGGCCACGGCGTACTTCGCGACCTATGGCGCCTGCCCGCCCGTGCCGGGTGTGCTGTCCGATGGCAATGAGGGCTGCGACAAGGCGCGCACCAGCATGCTGGAGCTGGCGCTCGATCCGCGGATCGACACGGTCGTCGTCGGCGCTTGCTGGAACTGCTACTTCACAGGGAATTTCCCGCTGGCCTTCTATTTCCGGGAAGGGGCAGCGAACTATCCGATCAACAACGGTGGCCCGGGGCTCGGGCGTTCGCTCGATGCGCTCGAGAAATTGTTGACGACGCTGGTCCAGAGCAAGAAGAAGGTGTATCTGCTGCTGGACAACGCGCGCAGCGTGGAGTTCGAGCCGCGCCGCCTGATCGAAGGCAGCCGCATGGGCCGGATGACGGCGCTGACCAGCACCACCACCGGTCCGCTGCCGCCCGAGCAGGCGCAGCTCAACGAGCGGTTGAAGCGCATTGCCGCATCGAGCGGCGCGGAGGCCATCGACGTGCTCGCGCAGCTCTGCCAATCGGGCGAGTGCGTGCGGTCCATGCCGGACGGCACACCGGTCTACAAGGACCGCGAGCACCTGCGGCCCTTCTACGTGCGGGAGCACGCGGGCTATCTGGACAAGGTGTTTCTCGGGGACGGCGGCCGCTAA
- a CDS encoding DNA gyrase inhibitor YacG yields MTGKVNDKGERIVRCPSCGGDSVYAPSNPYRPFCSARCKGVDLGAWASEEFRMPAEAPPDDDPFGDPKLQ; encoded by the coding sequence ATGACGGGCAAGGTGAACGACAAAGGCGAGCGGATCGTCCGTTGCCCCAGTTGTGGCGGCGACAGTGTCTACGCGCCTTCCAACCCCTATCGGCCCTTCTGCAGCGCGCGCTGCAAGGGCGTCGATCTGGGCGCCTGGGCCAGCGAAGAATTCCGGATGCCGGCCGAGGCGCCGCCCGATGACGATCCGTTCGGCGATCCCAAGCTTCAGTAG
- a CDS encoding A24 family peptidase has protein sequence MPVSQGFDAVLAGVLGLLIGSFLNVVIYRTPVMMYRDWLSDAVANLMTSKDVPSLWSLVFGPKATPPAGLEAAADKAATAIENLPPFDLTRPASRCGACGHKIRWYQNIPVLSYLFLRGRCASCKTSISPRYPLVELVTGALFALCGWRFGLTPTGALWAAFAALLICQFLIDFDTQFLPDSLNYTLLWLGLIGAAMGWTGVPLSSAVWGAVFGYLSLWLVYHAYRLVTGKEGMGYGDFKLLAALGVWLGADYLIAIILVSSLVGAVIGITLRVVGKLAHKDIPIAFGPFLAGAGLVCLVIGPEVVRQWVPFAFPLGALIH, from the coding sequence ATGCCGGTTTCGCAAGGGTTCGACGCCGTCCTGGCCGGCGTGCTGGGGCTATTGATCGGCAGCTTCCTCAATGTCGTGATCTACCGGACGCCGGTCATGATGTACCGCGACTGGCTGTCCGATGCCGTTGCCAACCTGATGACGTCGAAGGACGTGCCTTCGCTCTGGTCGCTGGTCTTCGGCCCGAAGGCCACGCCTCCCGCAGGGCTCGAAGCCGCGGCGGACAAGGCCGCAACGGCGATCGAGAACCTCCCGCCCTTCGATCTCACCCGCCCCGCCTCGCGCTGCGGCGCCTGCGGCCACAAGATTCGCTGGTACCAGAACATCCCGGTCCTGAGCTACCTGTTCCTGCGCGGCCGCTGCGCTTCGTGCAAAACCTCGATCAGCCCGCGCTATCCGCTGGTCGAACTGGTCACGGGCGCGCTGTTCGCCCTCTGCGGCTGGCGCTTCGGCCTCACGCCCACCGGCGCCTTGTGGGCGGCGTTCGCCGCACTGCTGATCTGCCAGTTCCTGATCGATTTCGACACCCAGTTCCTGCCCGATTCGCTGAACTACACCCTCCTCTGGCTTGGCCTCATTGGCGCAGCGATGGGCTGGACCGGTGTGCCCCTGAGCTCGGCTGTGTGGGGCGCCGTGTTCGGCTACCTGAGCCTCTGGCTTGTGTACCATGCCTATCGCCTGGTCACGGGCAAGGAAGGCATGGGCTATGGAGACTTCAAACTGCTCGCGGCACTGGGAGTCTGGCTCGGCGCCGACTATCTCATCGCCATCATCCTCGTCTCTTCGCTGGTGGGTGCCGTGATCGGTATCACCCTGCGTGTCGTCGGCAAGCTGGCGCACAAGGACATCCCCATCGCCTTCGGTCCCTTCCTGGCCGGCGCGGGCCTCGTCTGCCTCGTGATCGGTCCTGAAGTCGTGCGGCAATGGGTTCCCTTCGCGTTCCCACTCGGCGCGCTGATCCATTGA
- a CDS encoding polyprenyl synthetase family protein, producing the protein MPVPAADTSPTATVLDLIAGDMVEVDRVIARRLDTGVPLVSQVSQYIISAGGKRLRPALLLLMSGALGYTGEQRFNLAAVVEFIHTATLLHDDVVDESTLRRGRATANESFGNPASVLVGDFLYSRAFQMMLDANNIRIMEILAEATNVIAEGEVLQLMNMHDASLDETAYLRVIRSKTAKLFEASTRLAAVLAGVTPEVEEACATYGQALGTAFQVIDDVLDYAGDAQETGKNVGDDLREGKTTLPLIFAMQRGTPAQSGLVRAAIEAGDTAQLGKVVEIVRETGALDASRAAAAAEAKRAIDALRDFPSNSHASGLLQLAAQLLERRA; encoded by the coding sequence GCCTCGACACGGGCGTGCCACTGGTCAGCCAAGTCTCCCAATACATCATCTCCGCTGGCGGCAAGCGCCTGCGGCCCGCACTGCTGCTGCTGATGTCCGGCGCACTGGGCTACACAGGCGAGCAACGCTTCAACCTGGCCGCCGTGGTGGAGTTCATCCACACCGCCACACTGCTGCACGACGACGTGGTTGACGAATCGACCCTGCGACGTGGACGTGCAACCGCCAACGAATCCTTCGGCAACCCGGCCAGCGTACTGGTCGGCGACTTTCTGTACTCGCGCGCATTTCAGATGATGTTGGATGCAAACAACATTCGCATCATGGAAATCCTGGCTGAAGCCACCAACGTGATCGCCGAGGGCGAGGTGCTTCAGTTGATGAACATGCACGACGCATCGCTGGACGAAACGGCGTACCTGCGCGTGATCCGCTCGAAGACCGCCAAGCTTTTCGAAGCCAGCACCCGGCTCGCCGCCGTGCTGGCCGGCGTCACACCGGAAGTCGAGGAAGCCTGCGCCACTTATGGACAGGCACTGGGCACCGCCTTCCAGGTGATCGACGATGTTCTTGATTACGCAGGTGATGCCCAGGAAACCGGAAAAAACGTCGGCGACGACCTCCGCGAAGGCAAGACCACGCTTCCCCTCATCTTTGCCATGCAGCGAGGCACCCCAGCGCAAAGCGGGTTGGTGCGCGCCGCCATCGAGGCCGGCGACACAGCTCAATTGGGCAAGGTGGTAGAGATCGTTCGCGAAACCGGTGCGCTGGATGCATCCCGCGCCGCCGCCGCGGCCGAAGCCAAACGCGCAATAGATGCATTGCGCGACTTTCCGTCCAATTCGCATGCTTCCGGTTTGCTACAATTGGCGGCTCAGTTGCTTGAGCGACGTGCCTGA
- a CDS encoding type II secretion system F family protein, protein MATVASPRSSQVTHKEFVFEWEGKDRNGKLVRGELRAAGENQVQAALRRQGVLASKIKKRRMRSGKAIKPKDIAIFTRQLATMMKAGVPLMQSFDIVGRGNANASVAKLLNDIRSDVETGTSLSSAFRKFPKYFDNLYCNLVEAGEAAGILEDLLDRLATYMEKTEAIKSKIKSALMYPTSVVVVAFVVVAIIMIFVIPAFKQVFTSFGADLPAPTLFVMAMSEFFVSYWWLIFGGIGGGFYFFMQAWKRNERMQKFMDRLVLRIPIFGTLIEKSCIARWTRTLATMFAAGVPLVEALDSVGGASGNSVYGDATAKIQQEVSTGTSLTAAMTNVNLFPSMVIQMTAIGEESGSIDHMLGKAADFYESEVDDMVAGLSSLMEPIIIVFLGTIIGGIVVSMYLPIFKLGQVV, encoded by the coding sequence ATGGCAACAGTGGCATCCCCCCGCTCCTCCCAGGTCACGCACAAGGAATTTGTCTTCGAGTGGGAAGGCAAGGACCGCAATGGCAAGCTGGTGCGCGGCGAACTCCGGGCCGCCGGCGAGAACCAGGTGCAAGCGGCGCTGCGCCGCCAGGGTGTGCTCGCCAGCAAGATCAAGAAGCGCCGCATGCGCTCGGGCAAGGCCATCAAGCCGAAGGACATCGCGATCTTCACGCGCCAGTTGGCGACGATGATGAAGGCCGGCGTGCCGTTGATGCAGTCCTTCGACATCGTCGGTCGCGGCAATGCGAATGCGAGCGTTGCGAAGCTGCTCAACGACATCCGCAGCGATGTGGAAACCGGCACGTCACTTTCGTCGGCCTTTCGCAAGTTCCCGAAGTATTTCGACAACCTGTACTGCAATCTGGTGGAAGCGGGCGAAGCGGCCGGCATCCTGGAAGATCTGCTGGACCGCCTTGCCACCTACATGGAGAAGACCGAGGCGATCAAGTCGAAGATCAAGTCGGCATTGATGTATCCGACTTCCGTCGTCGTTGTCGCGTTCGTGGTGGTCGCGATCATCATGATTTTCGTGATTCCGGCCTTCAAGCAGGTATTCACTTCGTTCGGCGCCGACCTGCCCGCCCCCACATTGTTCGTGATGGCCATGAGCGAGTTCTTCGTGTCTTACTGGTGGCTGATCTTCGGGGGTATCGGCGGCGGGTTCTACTTTTTCATGCAGGCGTGGAAACGCAACGAGCGCATGCAAAAGTTCATGGACCGCCTCGTGCTGCGCATTCCGATTTTTGGCACGCTGATTGAAAAATCCTGCATCGCACGCTGGACACGAACGCTGGCAACGATGTTTGCAGCCGGCGTCCCCTTGGTCGAGGCTCTCGATTCAGTGGGCGGTGCCTCCGGCAATTCCGTCTATGGCGATGCCACCGCCAAGATCCAGCAAGAAGTCTCGACCGGCACCAGCCTGACCGCGGCCATGACCAACGTCAATCTCTTCCCCTCGATGGTGATCCAGATGACCGCCATCGGCGAAGAATCCGGCTCCATCGACCACATGCTGGGCAAAGCTGCCGACTTCTACGAATCCGAGGTGGACGACATGGTCGCGGGCCTCTCCAGCCTCATGGAGCCCATCATCATCGTGTTCCTCGGCACGATCATCGGCGGCATCGTAGTGTCGATGTACCTGCCCATCTTCAAGCTCGGCCAAGTCGTCTGA
- the coaE gene encoding dephospho-CoA kinase (Dephospho-CoA kinase (CoaE) performs the final step in coenzyme A biosynthesis.) has product MVRRIGLTGGIGSGKSTVAGLLVAQGAVLVDTDAIARSIAQAGGIAMPALEATFGRTVIAADGGLDRAAMRQIVFADAGAKLRLESILHPLIGTETQRQAAAAGEDAVVVFDVPLLVESGRWRAIVDRVLVVDATEATQLQRVVARSGWTPDAVNAVIAQQAPRKARRAAADAVIYNESLTLAELEIEVQGLWELWAAATTR; this is encoded by the coding sequence ATGGTTCGGCGCATCGGCCTGACGGGCGGCATTGGCAGCGGCAAGAGCACCGTTGCCGGGCTGCTGGTTGCCCAGGGCGCCGTGCTGGTCGACACCGATGCGATCGCGCGCAGCATCGCCCAGGCTGGCGGCATCGCGATGCCTGCCCTCGAGGCCACCTTCGGTCGCACCGTGATCGCCGCGGACGGTGGCCTCGACAGGGCCGCCATGCGCCAGATCGTGTTCGCCGATGCGGGCGCCAAGCTCCGGCTCGAATCCATCCTGCATCCGCTGATCGGCACGGAAACGCAGCGCCAGGCTGCGGCTGCAGGCGAAGACGCCGTCGTGGTCTTCGACGTGCCGCTTCTCGTCGAATCCGGACGCTGGCGCGCCATCGTGGACCGGGTGCTGGTGGTCGATGCCACCGAGGCCACGCAGCTCCAGCGCGTCGTCGCGCGTTCGGGCTGGACGCCCGATGCCGTCAACGCGGTGATCGCCCAGCAGGCGCCGCGCAAAGCGCGCCGGGCCGCAGCCGATGCGGTGATTTACAACGAGTCATTGACGCTCGCGGAACTCGAAATCGAAGTGCAGGGTCTCTGGGAGCTGTGGGCTGCGGCCACCACGCGATAA
- the zapD gene encoding cell division protein ZapD — MILYEYPFNERIRTYLRLEHLFRRLGELVPSESPLSHHYALITIFEIMDVAARADLKADVLRDLDKHKNVFNSYRGNPAIAETVLDQVVGQLEGNFAALNGVAGKAGQALTENEWLMSIRSRAGIPGGTCEFDLPAYFAWQHRTPASRRADLERWSNTLSPLASSIYLLLKLLRDADVPYKVIATNGQFQQNLPQGRSFQLLRLRIDPRLGLVPEISGNRLMVSVRLMRHEADDRLHQSTEDAPFELTLCA, encoded by the coding sequence GTGATCCTTTACGAGTACCCCTTCAACGAGCGCATCCGCACCTACCTGAGGCTGGAACACCTGTTCCGTCGCCTCGGAGAACTGGTGCCCTCGGAATCGCCGCTCTCCCACCACTACGCCCTGATCACGATCTTCGAGATCATGGACGTGGCGGCGCGCGCCGACCTCAAGGCCGATGTGCTGCGAGATCTCGACAAGCACAAGAACGTCTTCAACAGCTACCGGGGCAATCCAGCCATTGCCGAAACGGTGCTCGACCAGGTGGTCGGCCAGCTCGAGGGCAACTTCGCCGCACTCAACGGCGTTGCCGGCAAGGCCGGCCAGGCGCTGACCGAGAACGAGTGGCTCATGAGCATCCGCAGCCGCGCCGGCATTCCGGGCGGCACCTGCGAGTTCGACCTGCCCGCCTATTTCGCCTGGCAGCACCGCACGCCGGCGAGCCGCCGCGCGGACCTGGAGCGCTGGTCGAACACGCTCTCGCCGCTGGCCTCTTCCATCTACCTGCTGCTCAAGCTGCTGCGCGACGCCGATGTGCCCTACAAGGTCATCGCCACGAACGGGCAGTTCCAGCAGAACCTGCCGCAGGGACGCAGCTTCCAGCTGCTGCGCCTGCGCATCGATCCTCGGCTGGGACTGGTCCCCGAAATCAGCGGCAATCGCCTGATGGTTTCGGTCCGGCTCATGCGGCACGAGGCCGACGACCGTTTGCATCAGAGCACGGAAGACGCGCCTTTTGAATTGACACTCTGCGCATGA
- a CDS encoding MBOAT family protein — protein MLFNSYPFIFVFFPLVLIGFFLIGKRNARAAAGFLALASLFFYGWWSVQALPLLLGSICVNYWFGLQLSPAPGRDDRKRKTLLISALVVNLGVLAVFKYANFFLENVDAGLVAAGLTPIELVHIVLPIGISFYTFTQIAFLVDCWQGKVHERSFVHYLLFVTYFPHLIAGPVLHHAQMMPQFANSATYRLDPNKVAIGIAIFVFGLAKKLLIADPLGQYADMMFNGVHKGIEPTLYTAWFGALAYTLQIYFDFSGYSDMAVGLSLCLGVQLPLNFRSPYKSTNIIEFWRRWHISLSTFLRDYLYVPLGGNRKGPARRYLNLFLTMLLGGLWHGAAWTFVIWGALHGIFLMINHLWNAKVRRNATPGRIARVLGWFLTFLCVVVAWIVFRADGMHTAMAIYKGMLGLHGAPPSAFSELGPVPFRKPEFFQTLLVGIVICLALPPTITLERWIPHPKAVAGRPVMAWLSTAVLAIGTFALFAWCVSKLGNYSPFLYFQF, from the coding sequence ATGCTTTTCAACTCGTATCCCTTCATTTTTGTCTTTTTCCCGTTGGTCCTGATCGGGTTCTTCCTGATCGGCAAGCGCAACGCCCGCGCCGCCGCCGGCTTCCTCGCACTGGCTTCGCTCTTCTTCTACGGCTGGTGGAGCGTGCAGGCCCTGCCGCTGCTGCTGGGCTCCATCTGCGTCAACTACTGGTTCGGACTGCAACTGTCGCCTGCGCCGGGCCGCGACGACCGCAAGCGCAAGACGCTGCTGATCAGTGCACTGGTGGTCAACCTGGGCGTGCTGGCCGTCTTCAAGTACGCCAACTTCTTCCTGGAAAACGTCGATGCCGGCCTGGTCGCGGCGGGCCTCACGCCGATCGAGCTGGTGCACATCGTGCTGCCGATCGGCATCTCGTTCTATACCTTCACGCAGATCGCCTTCCTGGTCGACTGCTGGCAGGGCAAGGTGCACGAGCGCAGCTTCGTCCACTACCTGCTGTTCGTGACCTACTTCCCGCACCTGATCGCGGGGCCCGTGCTGCATCACGCGCAGATGATGCCGCAGTTCGCGAACAGTGCCACCTACCGGCTCGACCCGAACAAGGTGGCGATCGGCATCGCGATCTTCGTCTTCGGCCTTGCCAAGAAGCTCCTGATCGCCGACCCGCTGGGCCAGTACGCCGACATGATGTTCAACGGCGTGCACAAGGGCATCGAGCCCACGCTCTACACGGCGTGGTTCGGCGCGCTGGCCTATACGCTGCAGATCTACTTCGACTTCTCGGGCTACTCGGACATGGCGGTGGGCCTGTCGCTGTGCCTGGGCGTGCAGCTGCCGCTCAACTTCCGCTCGCCCTACAAGTCGACCAACATCATCGAGTTCTGGCGCCGCTGGCACATCTCGCTGTCGACGTTCCTGCGCGACTACCTCTACGTGCCGCTGGGCGGCAACCGCAAGGGCCCGGCCCGGCGCTACCTGAACCTGTTCCTCACGATGCTGCTGGGCGGCCTGTGGCATGGCGCCGCGTGGACCTTCGTGATCTGGGGCGCCCTGCACGGCATCTTCCTGATGATCAACCACCTCTGGAATGCCAAGGTGCGGCGCAACGCCACGCCCGGCCGCATCGCCCGGGTGCTCGGCTGGTTCCTGACCTTCCTCTGCGTGGTGGTGGCGTGGATCGTCTTCCGCGCCGATGGCATGCACACGGCCATGGCGATCTACAAGGGCATGCTCGGCCTGCACGGCGCGCCGCCGTCGGCGTTCAGCGAGCTGGGCCCGGTTCCGTTCCGCAAACCCGAGTTCTTCCAGACCCTGCTGGTCGGCATCGTCATCTGCCTGGCGCTGCCGCCCACGATCACGCTGGAGCGCTGGATCCCGCATCCGAAGGCTGTCGCAGGCCGCCCGGTCATGGCGTGGCTCTCCACCGCGGTCCTGGCCATCGGCACCTTCGCGCTGTTCGCCTGGTGCGTCTCGAAGCTGGGCAACTACAGCCCGTTCCTCTACTTCCAATTCTGA
- the pilB gene encoding type IV-A pilus assembly ATPase PilB produces the protein MAAAELPVKELSQIALPGLARALVSAGKLPAKIAEDIYQKSLSGRTSFIAELTGTGAVSAADLAHTLSTAFGAPLLDLDAIDQQRLPKDLLDPKLCLAYRIVVLSKRNNRLIVATADPSDQQAAEKIKFASQMGVDWVIAEYDKLSRMIEAAAATAAETINSIVGAEFEFDDVGADTSGDASEQAVAEVEDAPVVRFLHKMLLDAVSMRASDIHFEPYEHHYRVRFRVDGELREIASPPTVIKDKLASRIKVISRLDISEKRVPQDGRMKLKIGPDRVIDFRVSTLPTLFGEKIVVRILDPSSARLGIDALGYDAVEKERLLHAIGRPYGMVLVTGPTGSGKTVSLYTCLNLLNQPGVNIATAEDPSEINLPGVNQVNVNERAGLTFATALRAFLRQDPDIIMVGEIRDLETADISIKAAQTGHLVLSTLHTNDAPTTLTRMRNMGIAPFNIASSVILITAQRLARRLCTVCRVPVDIPREALLEAGFKESDLNGTWKPYRPVGCSACSGGYKGRVGIYQVMPITEAIQEIILRDGSALDIAQQSEAEGVRSLRQSGLGKVMQGLTSLEEVVACTNE, from the coding sequence ATGGCCGCTGCCGAACTTCCAGTTAAAGAACTCTCGCAAATTGCCCTCCCGGGCTTGGCGCGCGCTCTCGTTTCGGCCGGCAAACTGCCTGCAAAAATCGCAGAGGACATCTATCAGAAGTCCCTGAGCGGTCGCACCAGCTTCATTGCGGAACTGACCGGCACCGGCGCCGTTTCGGCAGCGGATCTCGCCCACACGCTTTCCACCGCGTTCGGCGCCCCGCTGCTCGATCTCGATGCGATCGATCAACAGCGCCTGCCCAAGGACCTGCTTGATCCCAAGCTGTGCCTCGCGTACCGCATCGTCGTCCTCAGCAAGCGCAACAACCGTCTCATTGTTGCAACGGCCGATCCATCGGACCAGCAGGCGGCGGAAAAGATCAAGTTCGCCTCCCAGATGGGGGTCGACTGGGTCATCGCGGAGTACGACAAGCTCTCGCGAATGATCGAAGCCGCCGCAGCGACTGCAGCGGAGACCATCAACAGCATCGTCGGCGCCGAGTTCGAATTCGACGATGTCGGCGCCGATACCTCGGGCGATGCCAGCGAACAAGCTGTTGCCGAGGTCGAAGATGCGCCGGTCGTGCGCTTTCTGCACAAGATGCTGCTCGACGCCGTCAGCATGCGGGCCTCGGACATTCACTTCGAGCCCTACGAGCATCACTACCGCGTGCGTTTCCGGGTTGACGGCGAACTGCGCGAAATCGCGAGCCCGCCCACGGTCATCAAGGACAAGCTGGCGTCACGCATCAAGGTCATTTCCCGGCTCGACATCTCCGAAAAACGCGTGCCGCAGGACGGCCGCATGAAGCTCAAAATCGGGCCGGACCGCGTGATCGACTTTCGCGTGAGCACGTTGCCCACGCTGTTCGGCGAGAAGATCGTGGTTCGTATTCTCGACCCCAGCAGTGCACGCCTGGGCATCGATGCGCTGGGCTACGACGCCGTCGAAAAGGAACGGCTCCTCCATGCGATCGGCCGCCCTTACGGCATGGTGCTCGTCACCGGCCCGACGGGCTCGGGCAAGACGGTGTCGCTCTACACCTGCCTGAACCTGCTGAACCAGCCGGGCGTCAACATCGCGACGGCGGAAGACCCGTCCGAAATCAACCTCCCCGGCGTCAACCAGGTCAACGTCAACGAACGGGCCGGACTGACCTTCGCCACAGCGCTGCGCGCCTTCCTGCGCCAGGATCCCGACATCATCATGGTCGGCGAAATTCGCGACCTCGAAACCGCCGATATCTCGATCAAGGCCGCGCAGACCGGTCACCTGGTGCTCTCGACGCTGCATACCAACGACGCGCCGACCACGCTCACGCGCATGCGCAACATGGGCATCGCGCCGTTCAACATCGCATCGAGCGTGATCCTGATCACCGCGCAGCGGCTTGCGCGCCGCCTGTGCACCGTATGCCGTGTGCCGGTCGACATCCCGCGCGAAGCGCTGCTGGAGGCCGGCTTCAAGGAGTCGGACCTGAACGGCACGTGGAAACCTTACCGGCCCGTGGGCTGCTCCGCATGCAGCGGCGGCTACAAGGGCCGGGTCGGCATCTACCAGGTGATGCCGATCACCGAGGCCATCCAGGAAATCATCCTGCGCGATGGCAGCGCGCTCGACATCGCGCAGCAATCCGAAGCCGAGGGCGTGCGTTCGCTGCGCCAGTCGGGCCTCGGGAAAGTCATGCAGGGCCTCACTTCGCTCGAAGAAGTGGTGGCCTGCACCAACGAATAA